From Streptomyces sp. NBC_00690, a single genomic window includes:
- a CDS encoding TAXI family TRAP transporter solute-binding subunit, whose translation MFQAMSHISRRAFQATTAVLVLLGLLLWWLLPIGEASPQGSITFSTGLQNGVYQRYGVLLKEALARDLPEVDIDLRLSEGSQQNLARVASGEADFTVATADAVAKYIRDGKPGHERLRGCARLYDDYVQLVVPKFSEINRIEDLRGKRVGIGPEGSGVRLIADRLLAAAGLDSAKDITPVPSGIDVVPKLLKQGELDAFFWSGGLPTRAVQSLSEEYPIRLLPLDARLVDKVHSVSDAASYYRLAVMPPDAYLEAQAGLQVSTMAVPNLLVTTSRIDPELVKGFTRTVIKSRDRIGNTVHPAQLVDLRTAIYTDPLPLHEGATRYYGSVKP comes from the coding sequence ATGTTCCAGGCCATGTCCCACATCAGCCGGCGTGCGTTCCAAGCGACGACGGCGGTCCTGGTGCTGCTCGGACTGCTGCTCTGGTGGCTGCTTCCGATCGGCGAGGCGAGTCCGCAGGGTTCGATCACCTTCAGTACCGGCCTCCAGAACGGCGTGTACCAACGGTACGGAGTGCTGTTGAAGGAGGCGCTCGCTCGTGACCTGCCCGAGGTGGACATAGATCTGCGGCTCAGCGAGGGATCCCAGCAGAACCTGGCCCGGGTGGCATCGGGTGAGGCCGATTTCACCGTCGCCACAGCCGATGCCGTCGCCAAGTACATCCGCGACGGCAAGCCGGGCCATGAACGGCTCCGCGGCTGCGCACGGCTGTACGACGACTACGTACAGCTGGTCGTGCCCAAGTTCTCCGAGATCAACAGGATCGAGGACCTGCGCGGCAAGAGGGTGGGGATCGGTCCCGAGGGTTCGGGGGTGCGGCTGATCGCCGATCGACTCCTGGCCGCCGCCGGGCTAGATTCGGCCAAGGACATCACGCCGGTGCCCTCGGGGATAGACGTCGTCCCCAAGCTGCTGAAGCAGGGCGAACTGGACGCCTTCTTCTGGTCGGGCGGACTGCCCACCCGGGCGGTGCAGAGCCTGTCCGAGGAGTACCCGATCAGGTTGCTGCCGCTCGACGCGCGTCTGGTGGACAAGGTCCACTCGGTGAGCGATGCCGCCAGCTACTACCGGCTGGCGGTCATGCCCCCTGACGCCTATCTGGAGGCGCAGGCCGGGCTCCAGGTCTCCACGATGGCCGTACCCAATCTGCTGGTCACCACCTCGCGCATCGATCCCGAGCTGGTCAAGGGGTTCACCCGTACGGTGATCAAGAGCCGGGACCGCATCGGCAACACGGTTCACCCCGCACAGTTGGTGGACCTTCGTACGGCGATCTACACGGATCCGCTCCCCCTGCACGAGGGCGCCACCCGCTACTACGGCTCTGTCAAACCATGA